The genomic window TCGCAAGTAGATAAAATGCTTTCTGAAGGTGCAACATTCATCGATATTGGAGCGTATTCTAGTAAACCAAGCGCTGAATTTGTAACCGAACAAGAAGAAATTGATAGAATTGTTCCAGCAATTGAATTGATTTTAAAGCATTTTCCGAAAACATTATTATCAATTGATACCTTTAGAGCTGAGGTTGCAAAAGCAAGTATAGAAAGCGGCGCGGCAATTATAAACGATATTGCGGCTGGCGAATTAGACGAAAAAATGTTTGATGTAATTGCGCATTATAACGTTCCGTATATCATGATGCACATGCGAGGCAATCCGCAGACAATGCAGAGTTTGACGCAATACGAAGATATTATAAAAGAAATGCTGTTCTATTTTTCAGAAAAAGTAAAAAAAGCAAGAGCTTTAGGAATCAATGATTTGATTCTCGATCCTGGTTTCGGTTTTGCTAAAACAACCGATCAGAATTATGAAGTAATGCAAAAAATGGAACTTTTTAATATTTTTGAATTACCTGTTTTAGCCGGAATTTCTAGAAAATCAATGATTTATAAAACACTTGATATTACACCACAAGAAGCCTTAAACGGAACAACGTTTCTAAATACAATTGCATTGACAAAAGGAGCGAAAATTCTTCGTGTTCATGATGTGAAAGAAGCTGTAGAATGTGTTACTTTGTTTAATAAAATGAGTTTATAATAGCCAGCTTTGTCATTTCGACGAAGGAGACTCGAGCAACAGCGAACAGGCGAAGCAAATCTTCGTTGCTAAATCGACAAAGATTGGATTCCTGTTGGAGAGCTACTTGAGAAGCCTTCTCCTTTATCGAAATGACATACTTTATCTAATATGAATTATAAATTATGAAATACTTCACTTTAATTATCGCTTTATTTCTATTTTCCTGCGGAAAAAAAGAAGACGTTTTGTTGCCGAAATCAAATGTTTCAATTGTAAAAGATGTACAAGATCATTCGCCAATTTACCTTTTTTTCAAAGTTGATGGAAAAGATACAATCGCCGATTTGAATCGAAAAAGTGCCATTATATCAACCAATTGGATTTTCAATATAGACAAACGCCTGCCCTTAAAAGTGGTAATTCCGCAGGTAATAAAAATGCAGGAAAAAAAGCGTAACGAGAAAATGCATCAAAACGAAGAATCTGAAAACTATTATTCTTACGCAGATTCTATTGGAAAAAATCTAGCTTTTTTGCCTTTCACGAAAGTATTCTATAAAATGGAGAAACCTACCGCAGGAAGTTTTGTGGTTTACTTTAAAAAAGGAAAAAAACAGGTTTTCATGGGAAATAAGGAAATAAAAATAACAGAAATACTGCAGCAGTTTTACAGTATAAAATTTGATAGAGTGCCTAATCTGGTATTTTTATTTGATAAGGATATGAGTTATGAAGAATATATTCAATATGAAATTTTATTGCACAAACATGTGACTCATAATCTTGATAAGCTTCCTGTAGAATTTATTTTCTAAATAGCTCGCGGTAAAATAAACGGTAAAATTTAAAAGCCTTTCTCTACTAAAAGAAAGGCTTTTTTTGTGATTTAGTGATTAGTATCCACCACCACCGCCTCCGCCTCCGCCTCCAGAAGTGTCAGTTTTTGTCAGAGTACCGCTGATTTCTCCATTAGGATAAGCAGTAGTGTGTAAATTAACGTAATAATGATTAGCCATCAGCTCCGTAATTTGCGCATCAGTTATAGAACCAGATACAGATATTGGAGAGGTAGAGACATTGGCATCAGGAAACGGAATAACAATTGTACCGTCTGCTGCATGTATATGTCCATGTATTGGTACTAATCCTGAAAAATTTACTTTAAGATCAAATGTTTTTGCAGTTTGATTTAATTTTAAAGTAGCACTACCTGAAGCTGAAGAAGTCGCACCTGCAACTGGGGTCAAATTAGCAGTAAATGTCACAATTACAGGTGGTGTGTAATTGTCGTCATACCCATTAGAACAAGAAGTTCCAATTAAAAGCAATAGTAGGATTGCCAAAAGACGGAATAAAGATTTCATAATTATATGCTTTTAGGTTAGAAATAAGGTCAAAAAACTATAATTATTAAATTTTATTAAGATTTAATAAATCACTATAAATTTACGATTTTATTTTTGTTTTAAGGTTTAAAATGTTGATTATTAAATTTTTATGGTTTTAGAGGCTGTAGATTTTTAAATTTGAAATCTAAAGCTAAAAACAGACTTATTGATGATGATAAGGTTCATTTCGTAAAATAGTAAATCCGCGATACAATTGTTCAATAAAAAACAAACGAACCATTTGATGCGAAAATGTCATTAGCGAAAGCGAAACTTTTCCTTGCGCCTTTTTATAAACCGTTTCAGAAAAGCCATAAGGACCGCCAATAACAAAAACGAGTGTTTTTACACCAGAATTCATTTTCTTTTGCAATTCTTCAGAAAAACCAACGCTCGAGAAAGTTTTTCCGTTTTCATCCAATAAAATCAATTGATCGGTGGCAGAAAGTTTTGACAGGATCAATTCGCCTTCTTTTTCTTTTTGCTGACTTTCAGATAAGTTTTTTACGTTTTTGATGTCTGGAATAATTTCCAATTCAAATTTGATGTAAAAAGACAAACGTTTGGTATAATCGTCAATCAGAGTTTGAAGCGATTTATTATCTGTTTTGCCTATTGCGATAAGTTTGATGTTCATTTGCTAAGTTTTTGCCACGAATTGCGGTAATTTAAACACATAGAGACATAGTCTTTCTTTGTCTATAAAAGGCGTTTCACTAACCGCAATATACATAGCTATGTGTTAAAGCTTGCTTTTTCTGTAATCTTAAACGGAAACAATTATGCCTATGTTTCTATGTGTTTAATTGTTTACGCAAAGCTATTTATTGTTTTTTATTCTCAAAAACCGTTTCGAAATGTTCTACAATCGGAAAGGGTTCGTAATAATGATGTAAAATCTTTTTCCATTCCAAATATGCGTTAGAAGTTCTGAAGCCTACTGTATGATCTTCAAGCGTATTCCAGTCAACTAATAAAAGATATTTATTTTCTACTTCAAGACATTTTTCTAATCGATACCCTAAATAGCCATCGATTGATGAAATGTATTGACTTGCTTTTGCAAAATCAGCCTCAAATGAATTAGCTAATTCTGGTTTTACATATAGAAATGCGGCTTCTAGAATCATATTTAAATGAATTTTATCTGCTTGATCTGCGGGAAAAAATTATATTCTCGCAGATTTAGCAGATTTGGCTGATTTTATTTTTATTGTTTTGTTTAAAATGAATATGTGATTATCGGCTTAAATCTGTTTGAAATCTGCGTGAAACTTTCGTGCAAATTGACGTTTTAGTTTTTAGAAAATTTCGCTTCAAAAGTTTTAAAACGATTATCTAAATCTTTGATTAATTGTTTTTTTACCGATGCGTCTTGAATAAAACTGTAATTGATACTATTGTAAACGTATTTTTTGATTGTTTCATAATTTACATCAGGATATCTTTTTGCCAATAAAACATATTGTTCTGTCATGCTGCTTCTTAAAATCCCTGCATCATCTGTACTTATTACAATTGGCACATTAAATTCTTTGTAAAGCGTAAAAGGATGTCTATTTTCTTTTACTTTTAAAATGAATTCGTTACTCACTAAATTGATTTCAATCGGAATATTGTTTTTTGACATATATTTCAATAAATCGTACGAATTAGCCTCATAAGCAATATCCACTCCGTGACCAATTCTGTTGGCACCTGCAACATAAATGGCATCATTAATATGCCAAGTCAATTCTTCTGGCTGAACCAAACCTAAAGTTAATTCGCCTGCGTGAAGCGTATATTTTACATCTGGAAATTTAGAGTGGCAGTATTTAAACATTACCATGTGTAGCCAGTAATCCTTCATAGAATTTTCACCATGTTCTGGAGAAACGATATTTACACCTGCAGTCAATTTATTTTCGCTTGACGAAATAAAAGCAATAACCAGATTTTTGAATAAATCTACCGGTTCCATAAAACGAAGCACAAAGTTTTGATAACGCATAGTAAATTTTTCGTCATCCATTTTTAAATCTTTGTGCAGTTTTGCTATGAAATTATTATTGAAATCGATAGCATATTTTTTAGCCTCTTTTTGTTGAAGTGATTTATTCAATTCGTCCAAAAGTTTTAGAACTGTTTTTTCGTCTCTCTGTTCTGCAGCCTGACGAAGTTTTGTGTTGAAATCAGCTAAATCAGAAACATTCATATCGCACGGAATTGTTGATAATTGTGTTTCGATATACGTTACATTTTCGGCAATAGCACGCTTTTTCAACTCAAGCATTCCTTCTGCAAAATGACCTTGAATGGTAGGCTCAAATTTCATAAAAGAATCAAAGAACTGATCGTCAGACGGAACAGAACCATTATAATCTTTTACCGACCAAGTCTGCATAATTTGCTGTTCGTAATACTCTAATTTTCCTTTGTTTTTAAGAGATGAAAAGTTTTCCCAGTTTCCGCTTGCAGGTTTGGTTTTTGAAACCGCCATTGTTTCCAGATTCAAATAAAAGTCTTCTGCAATAGCTCTTTCTAAAAGAGGTTCTGCATAAACTGATCCTGAAAAATGGTGGTGTAAATCGCCTCCTTTAGGCATTTGTTGAAAGAAAGCTGTTAAGAGAGCTTCATTATTTCTGATTTTTTCTAAATAACTCTCAGCCGATTGAGAAAAGCCGATTTGTGCTATAAAAATACAGGAAAGCGTAATTATCCTTGTCATACTCTAAGTTTAAATTACGCGCAAATATAGGAATTTCCGCGGAAATTTGAAAACCGAATTTCGTTGTGTTGAATTTTTACCACAAAGAGCGCTAAGATTTATCGCAAAGTTCGCAAGGTTTTATTCCAAGCTTAACTTTATAAAAACCCAAAGTTCGCAAAGCTTTGTTTTAAAACTTTACGAACTTTGCAAAATCCTTTGCACGCTTTGCAGTTAAAAAAAACTTAGAAGCTTAGTATCTCAGAACCTTAGAAACTTTAAGAAAAAAGTAC from Flavobacterium sp. KACC 22763 includes these protein-coding regions:
- the folP gene encoding dihydropteroate synthase, which gives rise to MTINCKGELIDLSIPKVMGILNVTPNSFFDGGKYKNEDEIISQVDKMLSEGATFIDIGAYSSKPSAEFVTEQEEIDRIVPAIELILKHFPKTLLSIDTFRAEVAKASIESGAAIINDIAAGELDEKMFDVIAHYNVPYIMMHMRGNPQTMQSLTQYEDIIKEMLFYFSEKVKKARALGINDLILDPGFGFAKTTDQNYEVMQKMELFNIFELPVLAGISRKSMIYKTLDITPQEALNGTTFLNTIALTKGAKILRVHDVKEAVECVTLFNKMSL
- a CDS encoding CHRD domain-containing protein, which encodes MKSLFRLLAILLLLLIGTSCSNGYDDNYTPPVIVTFTANLTPVAGATSSASGSATLKLNQTAKTFDLKVNFSGLVPIHGHIHAADGTIVIPFPDANVSTSPISVSGSITDAQITELMANHYYVNLHTTAYPNGEISGTLTKTDTSGGGGGGGGGGY
- the rlmH gene encoding 23S rRNA (pseudouridine(1915)-N(3))-methyltransferase RlmH; amino-acid sequence: MNIKLIAIGKTDNKSLQTLIDDYTKRLSFYIKFELEIIPDIKNVKNLSESQQKEKEGELILSKLSATDQLILLDENGKTFSSVGFSEELQKKMNSGVKTLVFVIGGPYGFSETVYKKAQGKVSLSLMTFSHQMVRLFFIEQLYRGFTILRNEPYHHQ
- a CDS encoding antibiotic biosynthesis monooxygenase family protein, with amino-acid sequence MILEAAFLYVKPELANSFEADFAKASQYISSIDGYLGYRLEKCLEVENKYLLLVDWNTLEDHTVGFRTSNAYLEWKKILHHYYEPFPIVEHFETVFENKKQ
- a CDS encoding adenosine deaminase: MTRIITLSCIFIAQIGFSQSAESYLEKIRNNEALLTAFFQQMPKGGDLHHHFSGSVYAEPLLERAIAEDFYLNLETMAVSKTKPASGNWENFSSLKNKGKLEYYEQQIMQTWSVKDYNGSVPSDDQFFDSFMKFEPTIQGHFAEGMLELKKRAIAENVTYIETQLSTIPCDMNVSDLADFNTKLRQAAEQRDEKTVLKLLDELNKSLQQKEAKKYAIDFNNNFIAKLHKDLKMDDEKFTMRYQNFVLRFMEPVDLFKNLVIAFISSSENKLTAGVNIVSPEHGENSMKDYWLHMVMFKYCHSKFPDVKYTLHAGELTLGLVQPEELTWHINDAIYVAGANRIGHGVDIAYEANSYDLLKYMSKNNIPIEINLVSNEFILKVKENRHPFTLYKEFNVPIVISTDDAGILRSSMTEQYVLLAKRYPDVNYETIKKYVYNSINYSFIQDASVKKQLIKDLDNRFKTFEAKFSKN